The segment TGAAATCAATGATTATTGTTCAGTTAATTTGACTAATTTACATTTAAGTGTGCATAGAGAGCCTGTTTGTGTGAAGACTAATGCTGTGTTTCAGTGGTACAAAAATTCAACAATcccagataaaaaataaaaaaaaacacttattctGTTGAAATCATTTGCTGATAGATTGATCGCCCCCAATTCAAAAATCCTGTCTGCGCCCCTGAGTTCCttcatttttcttgtcatgatctGTTACATTGTAAACACTGATCAGTACACAGCTGTAACTTGTCATTTTACTAGTAACTAGTAGCTTTAGCTGACCTGAAtgtttccaggcctcctcttgatgctctcACAGAACTGACCTGCTGTCTTTCAGACACTTTGAAAAGAATTCTTTCATCCCTAAAACATCTTTATCCCTCTCCCCTcttccagttttcttttctgcccTTACATCTTTAAAGCTCCCTGTCATCAGAAGACAACACGACTCAAATGGAAACAATCGTGCTGGAGGGGAGCGCGCACTGGAGCGtctatagtgtgtgtgtgtgtgtggggggggggggNNNNNNNNNNNNNNNNNNNNNNNNNNNNNNNNNNNNNNNNNNNNNNNNNNNNNNNNggggggggggggtaatcagtgacgtgtctctgttattGGGCATTTAATTTactcatgcacacacagctgtaaatacagaaataatttCCCTGTCATCGTTTTGGCGCCCCCTCCAGCGCTCCTGTGCGCCGCGTACAGCGCATACCCACTTTTTGCGCCACAGAGTGACCCTggaagagaaaatgaaagcGATGAGAAGCAGTGAGCAAGTCTGGGAGGAAGACACTGTTCCACCCCgcgaaacacaaaaatgttcataGGTTTGTCAGACAGAATGTACAGGTCTAAACCTTTTTGCTGGATTAGGTGGATAGCCTTTTGGATTTGGCAAACCCTGCGCCGAATATGGTCGCGTTTTCCGGCTGTCGGCTTCCTGAAAAGAGCAGCTTTGTTTGGGGAGAGGAGCGAGGAGCGGCAGCCTGGCCCCGGCGTGGCTGAGGAAGAGTTTTTCTGTGACTATGACTCAACCTGGGAGGCTGAGGAGAGTCAGGAGGAGCCCCGGCCAGTCAGGAGGAGCTCGGCTTCAACGAGTTACAGCATACAGGTGAGGAAAAGCAACAAACACGAGACACGGTGTCACTGCAGGCCCCACTTCCGGTTTGGTTTCTAAGACTCCTAAAGACAACTTTGCCAAGTCTTGTTTCTAAAATGACTGTAATGTGTTTCCTTCTGCAGTACAAGTTCAGCAGATTTAAGAATGCTGCTAGAGACATGCATAACTACAGGCATGACTATCCAgtgagtcaaacacacacacagctgatttCCATCTGGAAACCATAAACATGTTGCCTAATTTCTataacattttcattgttttccacAGAAGTCAAAACATAATCAAAGCTGGGAACAACAATCACGTGTATGTACTGACGCCGTGCTTTAAAAGtgacttgtgtattttttaatcacattaaaGTTGCATTATTCTTCTCTTCAATAGGATGACATGCCCAACTTAAAGTTCTACCTTGGAGAGCAGAGGTGTTTACCGGACGGTAGGTCTGCTGCTGACACTCTGGATGATGTGCATGACTGAAAGGGACGAGGATTGTACAACTGATAACtcttttacaaagaaatgtcaaactgcacagctaaACACCACATGGGTCATTTACTTCTGATAACTTGCATTTGTTGTCAGGTGTCTACATATCTGAAATCCACAATAATTGGAGGGGAGATTATTACAAACTAGAAACTGTGCACACCTATATTCAGTGGTAAGCTACTCTTTGATTCCGACTGTTAAGTCAAATATTTGGTTGTGATTTGTAATGAAAGTTTTCCTTCCAAGGTTGTTTCCTCTGCAAGAACCGGGGATGAACTCTCGGGCCAGCACACTGACAAAACAGGAAATTGCGGTAACCTGGTGAAAGAGAGCAGGTCAGTTTTTGAATGAGCCTGACTTTTTCCAGTTCTCACTGAAGTTCTGCGTTTCCTTCAGGATTTTCGCCGAAGCGACCTGGCGAAGGAAAATCTGCTGAAGTCGTACAAGCTCATGTTGGATTTCTACGGCATTGAGTTGGAAGATGAGACAACAGGAGCGGTGAGGAGATCAGCGAGGTGGGAGGAAAGATTTGAGAACCTTAACAGGTAAATGATCTGCATTGtaagaaaactgtttaataaaagtgggagaaaacaaaaaaaactccaagcaatctttttaaatgtggctATTTTGCAGACGCACACATAACAATCTGCGCATCACCCGCATCCTGAAGTGCCTGGGAACCCTGGGGTACCCTCACTACCAAGCCCCTCTGGTCCAGTTCTTCCTCGAACAGACTCTCGTCCACAGACAACTTCCAGATGTCAAGGAAAGCGTCCTCAGCTACTTCATGTTTGCCGTCCTCGATAGGAGCGAGCGCAGGAAGCTTGTGGAGTTTGCCTACATGAACTACACTCCTAAAGAGGAGTTTGTGTGGTGCCCAAAGAAAATCCAGAGGGTGTGGTCTCGGATGCAAGTCGAAGCGCCTGCTGCTGAGTCTGATGGTGATGCTGAAGCCGGAGAAAACAAGCGCGAGGAACTGACTGATAAAACTAGCTTTGGAGGAGTCGTGCAAAGTTATCCTGCATGTAGAGCATTCAGCGAAGAAGTTTAGATGCTAGCTTTACTGACCTGCACACAATAAATGAGCGAATGTTTCTGTAGTTCTTCGTTTTACTACATATTTGGGATGTTTAGTTTATAACCTCATGTTCTTTACACTGTCCCAGAGGTGCATGGTGTGGCACAGACACCAGACACATGAACTGTCTGAACTGCTCACCAAGGATTGTCATTAATAAGCTGTACTGTTTCTAAACTTTACTCTTTATGAAGTTcgtgtttgttttgattattcAGATACTTTTTAATCCAAGACCTGTCgtgcattttttccttttaaaaataagattgcATACTCTAATTggatttgacttttttgtttttgctaagttTCTGCATCACTatgttgcattttctgtttgatcCCAGAGAAAGATGCATTTTACACACAGCCATCTGTGAGTGGTACTGATTTAAACACTTCTGACGGCCGTGGATTATTATAAAGAATTTGACATCTTTAGGGTGATGAGTTTTTGCAGAATTAAATTGTTTCCAACCTTTCTGCTCATTTCCCTGACTTCTCGTAGCTCTTGTGAGGGCACACGGGCATCAAACTGTGCTCATAATGCTGCCTAACtaaacttaaatattaaaaagtataagCTGCGATACCAAAAGTTATTAAATATAATGTTCATCACTGTAACGGGTACATGTCACTGTCAGCTGACTCCATACAACCGCTTGTGTTaaccaaagtaaaacaaaacaaaaacaacacaaacttcaaTAAACAGGTTTAATCAGTTTAGCTGAAACAAAATCCGGACATTTCATTACCACAAAGTATGTCTGGGGTGTATACTGTCCATAGAAGTCTTTTAGTTCAAAGTTGCTCAGCACGGACTCAGTTGTGTGTTTCAACCGTCCCATTATCCACCTCAGATATATGGCTTTTATTTGTTCCACATAGAAAAGTATGATTAAAAACGTCAGTATCTACACAAATATGTTCATATTTACATGTTGTAAATGGAGCTGTTTTCAGtgacattattttctttaaaaatgtttcaacaagAGAATGGTACGTGTATCAGGACTCGGCAGCCTGCTCGTGTATCGTACAGAAGCAACTtaagtggactttttttttctctccttaaaggtgatgaaacaaacagaaatgttaaagtgacaaaagatGAACATCTAATGCTTCGAATCCTTTTATCctagaaggaaaaacaaaatgttgaaacttAACAAAATACTGTTCATCCACATGTAAGGTGATATCTGACTGGGTGGAGgtttaagaacaataaaaagtgaGATCTATAAACCCGAGACTAGGAGGTGCCCTTGTCAGTGTCTGCACTCTTGGCTTTCTCCTTGGACGAatcatgtttgtgtcttttctcctctttcttttctctgcttctgCTCCTTTCCCGACGATCTCGGTCTCGGTCTCTGTCccgatctctctctctctccctttccCTGTCCCGATCTCGTTCTCTGTCTCGGTCCTTGTCTCTGTCCCTTCCGCGATCTTTCCCACGATCCCGATCTCTGCTCCTGGATCGATCTCGCTTTCTGTCCCGCTCACGGTCTCTGTCCCGGTTTCGTGCCCTGTCCCGATCGTGGTCTCTCCGATCAGAGTCCCTACCTCGGTCTCTgtcactctctctctcccggtctccctctctctccctgtcTCGGTTTCTGTTACCCTCTCTCTCCTTGTCTCGGTCACcctctctgtccctgtctcgGTTTCTGTCTCCGTCTCGCTCCTTGTCTCGATTCCTGTCTCCGTCTCGCTCCTTGTCTCGATTCCTGTCTCCCTCTCGCTCCTTGTCTCGATTCCTGTCTCCCTCTCGCTCCTTGTCTCGATTCCTGTCTCCCTCTCGCTCCTTGTCTCGGTTTCTATCGCTCTCTCgctccctgtctctgtctctcctttTTTCAGAGTCTTGATCTTTGTGTCGCTCTCCCTCGGTCTCCTTGTGTTTCTCGCTGTCCCTCCCTCTGCTGCGGTCCCTTTCTCTGCCACGTTCCTGTTCCCGGTCTCGGTCtctttctctgcctctgtcCCACTCGTGCTCTCGGCTCCAGCGCTTTCCCGGTCCCCTGTCCCATGACGACCGGCCTCCGTGTGGTCCTTCCTTCTCTCTTTCCCTCCGTCGGTCCTCAGAAagttctctctgtctctcctcagAGGACTGTGAGGAGCCAGGACCGAGTTCTCGGTGTCCCACGTCGAAGCGACTCAAACGCTCTCCGCTGCGAGGCTCTATCTCTTCACGGGTggtgctgctcctcctcctcatttcAGGGGAATGGCGGCGCCAGTGGTCTTCTCTGTGCATGTCTGGGCTGTGGGTTTCATGGCGACCTGGATGACCATGCAGTTCATCTGCAGGGGTCGGCAGCAGTGGCACGCTGTGGCGAATGAGTCTAGGCTCATCTGAATGCCAATCAAAGCGATACCGTTCTGAATGCTGAGAAAGGTGGGGTCTATTATCCTGAGCTGGGGGACCTCGATGCTCATCAAAAGACCCTCTGTGTACTGGTGAAGATGGTCGCTCAGAGCTCCCATATTGGCTAAGCGGCCTAAAGTGCTGTCCACTTAATTCGCCAATGGGAGGCGGGCCTCTTCTGTCCTCATACTGGTTAGATGGAGGTGCTCGGTAAGGAGGGCCTGGCAGAGGACCCtgattgtcttttaaaatgtggtgGGCAGTTGGATTCTGGTCCACATTTGGATTGAACGAGTTATTGGGGATGTCTTTGTGATAATGCTGCTCACCATACTGGGCTGGTGGGGGACCCCGGGGCCCTGGGAAGATGCTTGAAGGCGGGAGTCTGTTATCGAAGTGTCTTGGTGGGGGTGCTGTGAAAGGCGGAGGTGGCGGTCTGTTCGCAGAGAAATTAAAAGGAGGTGGACCAGGCAATCTCGGTGGAGGGAGGTTGTTCTGTTCAAATGAAAGAGGCGGGGGCAGGCCAGGAGGGGGGGCTTGCTGTCCAATGTGCTGAGGGACAATAGAGGGGTCAAACATTTGTGGTGGGGGCCCTCTTTGAGCAACTGGAGGGAATGATGGTGGTGGTCCTCTGAGTGGCATAATATTCTGTGGCGGTGGTCCAGGAAGTGGCTGCTGTGTTGGTGGCCGGGTGCTTGCCCACTGGTTCTGGTAGGGAGGGTACGAGGACGAAGGTGGGCCATAATGTTGACTGCTGTCACCTTGCAAGGGCAGAGCGCCACGTACAGGGAGAGAAACATGGATTGGAGGGGGGCATTGCATAGAAGGGGGACCTGACATTGGAGGAGGACCCTGCATGGGTGGCAGCATGGATGCAGGTGGTGGCCTCATAATCAAGTTCTGTCCCTGCATGGGATGGGATGCAGTGAAGCCGGACGGGGGTGGAATGTCAGCGGGAGGTCTGTACTCGTTCTCAAAGCTTGGAGATGACATGTGATGTGTCGTGTGACGTGCGTGAGCGTCAGCTGCTGTGCTCTGAGTGAGTACCGGGATTGTAGAAGCCATTGTGAATGAGTCTCTAGATTCTCTGTAATAACTTGTAGATGGTGCATCTTGGCTATTTTCATCATACTCTGAGtcttcagcaggttttaaaatacTAGCAGCATTGGGCCAAAGGCTGTACTTGTCCACTTCTGCTTCCTCCTTATCTCGCTCTTCCTTAGTTGTAACGTTTTTGTTATCCATGTAGTTGGCTTCCAAATCAGGTTCCAACTCCTCTCCTAATAAAGGAATTGACACCACCTCGTTGTCTGATGGCATGAAAGGTAGAGTCTCAGTTTCCTCTTCCTCGTGAGGCAATGAAGTTTCTTTGACTTGAGAAGAATCAACACGTTCTTCTGTATTAGGCCGCTCTGACTCTTGTGCCACAGGCTGCGAGAGAGGAACAGGATCAGTCACAGGAGCAGACGACTCCTCTTTGTCCTCAGGCTCATCGGATGGTTGCTTTTCACCGACAGATTGTTGAAGATCCCTGCTCTGTCTTGGATCTCTCTTCTGGTTGATCAGGGGGCCAGCTGATGATGACTTGACCAGTTCTTCAACCTTCTTGCcgagctgaagcagctgactgTTGACCAAAAGCGACGTGATAggctgagctgcaactgtttgTGGAAGCGTCAAAGAGGCCGTGGACGACGTTTGCTGTTCTAATTGTTTCTGCAGTGCCTGCTCTCCAATTCTTTTGAGGTTTTCCAGGATCTGTTGTGGATTAGTTGCACTTTCATTTACAGGTTTAGCTTGATCTGGTGCCAAGGGTTTAACCTCATCAAAAATGGAGTCATCCTCTGGGTCGTATGCCACATCATCAGTTTCACTGCCCACCACCTCAGGTTGTTTAGAGACCTCTGGTTGGACCAAAGCCTCAACAGGCTTCTTGGCCACATTATAGCCCCTACTGGGGTCATACTCCTCTTCTGGGTCATATGGTCggtcatcttcatcctcctccactGGCTTCTCCTTCGGATTTTGTGTAAACTGGCGCACAATGGGGTCTAACATTGTAGCAGGGGTGGGGAGCTCTCCAGGTTGATCGGAAGGAGAGTTCGACGCCTCCGAGTCATGTTTTTTGCTCTTAAAGAGCGTGTTGAGAATGGTCTGGAGAGGACTGGCGGCTGCTACAGAGGCAGCAACAGAGCTGGACACAGATGGAGAATCCTTGGTGGAAGTAGcaaatgaagctgcagctttaacagATGACAGCAGAGAAAGAACTGATGAAGCAGTCGCGGTGCTACTGGGAGTCTCAGAAGAGCCAGTTGGAGGTGATCCAGGGGGAGTTGTGCTGAAGGGGATTTCAAGACACTGCCGTGTGCTCTTGTCTACTTTCACTGTGGAGGACGGTTTTGAGAGTCCAGTTTCGTCTGCTTCTTTGATTTGAGTCTTGGCTCGTTTCTCCTCAGGTTCAAGCAGCACACCAGCACGTTTTCTGTCCTTCTGACAAATCAGCAACCCTAGGAGGAGGTTGGGACGAGCTGGCTCGAGCcctgtaataaaaaacaaaacaaaacagaggaatcaaaaaaaacaaaagtatcatTTTTCTCCtaatgaaatcaaaataaacaaagtacaaaaacacaaaaaatgtattgAGGGCATTGAAACTTAAAGAAATGGAGTAGGCAACAATTCAGCTGTTGTTAAACCTGCTGACAGTCATTAGTAGGTTTTTAATGTTGAAATAGTTTTTGCAGATGTGGTCCTCAATGCAACCAGTTAACTGGTGTTAGTCAAAATTGTATGactattatttaacttttccaTAGGTATGTAATTACATAttcctttaaatttatttgatttgatcaaaaatccaaatcttGAACTTGTGTTATTATTTCACAatttattcacacagaaaaattcAGTATTATTAACTGATCTTTCTGCTTAAGATGAATTTGCTCTTTGgaagatatatttaaaaacatctgaactccTTTTAGTAGGTTGCAGCAGGTTTTGAGCGAAAGcctaatggggaaaaaaaagactcacaGCTTGCACTATAGCAATTTATTTATCCTTCATGTATTGATTGGTCATTTCAAGGCGACTCTTAACAAACAACGGACTGAAACTGGCCTAAAAAGGCACCGACCTGCAGTGCAAACGTCTTTATTTGAAATGTGCTATACGAAGTCAattcacagaagaaaacagaagctgttACAAGAAGTGTGAGTGCCCCCTACAGTAAGAAACACACTTTATTCTTTAGAAAATGTGCATTAAATATCCGTCTGTGCATACTGCTTACCATTTATAATTAACCTGTAAATTATGCATTGTTTATTACCAACCTGAAAATGACATGCTATCTTTACTTACAGTTTGTTaatatgtaaaatgtttaaattctgCCATCTACTGCACTACTCTGGGTCCATACTGTCTTTATTGGCTCTCTTTACtgttacaaacttttttttaagaagcttgttttaagtttcatttttattcttctgctttaattttattcttgctTTTTAATCTTTATACTGCACacgctttttaaaaattctcaagtaaagagacaaaaaaataacatgactAGAAATCATTTCCAAACAAATTGCACCCTTGACTAGATTACACTCCCTTCTTAGCGCTTACCTGGTCCATCAAACGGTAATAGTTTTGAAGGTAAGGGATCCTTTGAGCCCAGTGGGATGAGATAAAGGTCTTTGATCCGGCGGTTGTTGTTGGCCACCACGCCAAAtctctttctgctgctgaagtaagaaaagagagagacatATGctacctcttcctcctctgtggcCGGGTGGAAACGGATCAGACAAAGCTCCTGTAAATAAGAGGGGGGGGAGGACGACAGTTAGGCACTACAAAGTATTTAACATGAAAAATTTAGCCCTTCTACAAGTCAACCTGTGTGTTTACAAACCTTGGAGAGTGAAGTTTTTAGCTTCCCAACATAGTCCCATACGGTGTTTGGAGATATCCGACCTCCCACATGAATGGTGTCTGGCAAATCCTGCATAAAATTTACAAAGATGTTAATTACAAACTCAGAAACTGTAAAAGTAATCGACAACCCTTTAAAAGCTTTGGCAAATACCTCTTTAAGGTGTTCAAAGGATCCTGAAACCAAGTAAGCCTTGGTCGCAAATTTAGCGACTGAATGCATGTTGACAAATCCTTTCCATATTGTTTCCTGACCGTGGAGGAAGATTGCAGTTTCCCCCTCAAGAGGAGGCTCTGATGTACTGTAAAACCAAAAGCATGTTTCTTTTAGACAAGTTTaagatgttgttttatttacaaagcttTTCCCATTTATTGTAAGACAATATTGCTGATCTTAGCAtgcattttgctaacacactAATATCAAGAGGAATGTTGCAGAGACGGTATTTCTTAATAAGAGGAAAAGCTCAATGAGATTTAGCACCTTTTTGTTGAAGATTTGGCCACAGCCACTGATGGTGGTGCAGCTGGGGGCATTGGTAGGAGCACTTTCGCTCCTACCTCCACGGGAGCAGTTACAGGAGCTGGCAGCAGCGGCTCTGCTGGACTGGCGTTCGGTTTCTCTGGGGCTGTCTGGGCAACACTGGCACCAGATGTGTGCCTGGCCATGCGGGGGTCTCTGCGAGTGATGCTTACAGAGGAAACGGTGGGGCTGACAAGTACAGGGGTCTGAGCCGGAGGTGCCAAGATGCTGGGTTCCCCCTGACAGGGCTGTAGTTGGGATTCAGGAAGAGACAGCTCCATGCTGGACTGACATGGCGGAGGGACTGAATGCTGGTATGTCACAGCGTCTTGGTGAGGGTAGGCTGAGGGCCCCTGTTGACTGACAGGAGACACGTCCCCTGGCCTGGACGAAACAGACTCCTGCCTGGGTGGCTTAGAGTCAGGCTTTTTAGTGAGTCTGGCTTTTTTGGCTGCGGGCTCATCTTCTGCTTTTTGCCCTAGAAAGCAAGATTTTAAGACATCATTATGATTCTATATATCATACATTTGACCCAAAAGCAGCTTTACTTTCAAATCTTcaagtaaagatttttttaccTGTGCATATTTTACAGTTCAGGTCAAACAGATGGGTCTTGTGCTGAGAGGTGGTGTCTTTGAGCATGCTGCTGAAAACATCCACCACACTGCTGCTACTGCTTCCTTCAACTGCAGAGGAcggagctgaagctgaaggagTGGAGCCAGACTCATCTTGGTCCTGAGGACACGTCCGAAAGATTTCAGGTCAAGCTTCTGATGAAGTTGAACCGATGACAATCGCTCATGCAACAATTAAAACACCCATATCAATCACATACACATGGCTGCATTTTTATCTGCGAGAGTGAGCTAAAGACAGAATTTGTGCAGGAAAGGACAGCGGGCTAAGTTACATTAGTTGTCAAACCTTATCAACTTTCCtagttctgtctgtctgagcaCAAGCATCATGCAAGATGAAAATAAGGCTTGCCCCCACTTACTGAAGCAGAACCCAAGTGAGAAGACGAAGCGGTGGTAGAAATACATACATCTGGATCAGATGATGGTGGAGCATCTTCCATATCTACGCTGTGGGAGCCATGCCTGTTTCTGAGCTTGGACTGCCCTGAATGGGACCTTGAACTGGCAGACTGACCCTGCATATGAAAACCAGATCACAAATGCACTTTAATGCTCTAAAACAtacattgtttttaatgatcATAAAAGCTCCACAGTTAGTCCTTGGTTACATCACGTTACAACAGATGTTTGGCCAAAAGTACGCAAGTTTTACCCCGGTTGTATCAGACTTTCTCCACTCCGACATCTCTTTAGAAAGCAGCTCTTCAGCACTCAGTCGCACCAGTCTGAAGGGAGTAACATCTCCACCGATCACCCTGTAGAACAAGCCCTGCAACAAACATCCCCAAAACGACGAATGAAACTCACAACACCAAAGCTTTTTAACACTCTGAGCACTGCTTCTGCAGGATCTATCTGCGTTGACCTAAAAGAGGCTCACTTTGTTTTTCGGATCTTTCAGGTTGAACATGAGGGTCCTGTATTTGTTCTTGTACTTGCTGTCGGTGCTCAGGCACAGGTTAAACATCTCCTTCTCAATAGCAAATGCAAGTCGTCCCACTTCACTCTCTGTCATTTTGAGATCGTCGCTGTCACTCACCCTGGTGGAGGGAAATACAGATATTTGTTTGACAAATGGTCATCAGTGTACTTCGTGTACCCCCCCTGCccccccaaaataaataaaatagaataaaaaaggatTAGGAGTTAAGAGAAAGTGAGTTACCTCTTAAAGAGGATGTCTGTCAGTGAGCGGCGGATGTTCTTTCTCATTTGGTGGTTGGGTGGGGGCCGCATAGGAGAAACAGAGGGCGCTGAAGTGGATGGATGTGCTGCTCTGGAAGATGAGGAATGGCTGGAGGGAGCTGAAGACACAGGAGATGGCAGGACTCTTGAGGATGAATTCGACTTGCTTTCTGCATCTTTTGGTTGGGGCTGCTTCTTAGGAATGGTGAAGTTGGACTTGGTGACTCTGAGCGCTCCTGTGACGTGAATCGGACCAGGGGGGAACGGAGACGGGGCCGGCACCGAGCCTGGTTTCTTGGACTTCGCTGCAGTTTTAGTCGGGCTCGAGGCGAGCTTCTTGGTTGCCTTTGAGCTACCAGCTTGATGGGAAGACTTCTTGCTCTTAGAAGAAACCTTCTCAGCTTTAGTTGGAGGGgacttctttttccttttgctcGGGGTTTCAGACGCTGAAGAGGATTTCTCTGGAGATGGAGTTTGCTCTTTCTCATTCGGCTTTTCTTCTTTGGGAGGAGCTGGAAATCAAGAACAAAAcccaatattttaaaaatattggcaTATCTTTCCAAATATTTTCTAAGCTTAGCTATGAAACAATTACTTTATTCAGCTGACAAATCACAAATCAGGAAATTTAATCATTTGGTACATATTTTAAActagacaaaacacaaaaaagacagaaaaaacaattgTTAAAAATATTAGACATAACTCCTTTTAGGGCAGAAGCAATAGCAAATTAATTCTGAAAGcatttcaaaaattaaaaaaggaaaagctgacgacaaagaagaaacaaagaccCCCTTTATTTTGTGGCAATGGCAGCAGGTACATTGTGCTGTTaattaaagattttataaaaaaaaacaatgtccaATATCAGCTGCAATtataatctttaaaaagagCTTCAGTTTCCTCCTGATTTAAGTTTTCTGTTAAACTTAAATCCAAATACAGAACAAGGAACTGATTGGACTGCTTATATAAGCTCCAACAGAAAACCTGCCAGCAACTAGTGAAATGAAAACTCTTAATTTAACTACGAACGTTGTAATTGTACATTACGCAACACAAAACTCTTCAATCATTTCTGCATGTTGTTGCATCACCTGCTTCTGGGTCAAAAATGGAGAAGTAGATCaatatgtaaaatgtaatttgggattatttaaaacaagaactgaaTAATTCAAGTGGAAATTTTGTCTGAtccagcaacaaaaacacaacttaaaatCTGAATGTCACCATCAAAAGCAACCTGCCCAAGGTCACATTCATGGAGAAGTCATTTAAATTGTGCAAACACTCAGAGATGTGTTTAGTTAGGTTTCTCCAACAttcacactgaaaaaaaaaaaaaaagtcattttgaacCATCTCTCTGTccttccagctgctgtttgacaaaCATCTGATGTAGTTGTCAATCATATCAGGTGGTACTTTACAGCCGCCCTAAACCCACTCCACACTGAAAATCCACAAATGTACAACGCAAATTTAAACTCAACCGTTTTCAGTGTCTACTTCATTATAACACACAAGACAGCACCAAAACGTACCAATAAATTGATACTTTGCTGTCCGCTAACACAACTTTCAGTAAACCTGCTGAGCTGTCAACATACGTTTACATaacatctgctgcagctgttcctACCCTCAGAAATACTTTGATGAGCATTTTGTATTAAGAGTTAAGATAAAATTCAACCATCCCAATTTTCATTATCATTCCCCCTTCTTATCCATCAACTCGTCAAAAGCAAAACTGCGGAGAACAGCGGCAAGGCTTGGTTTCCCCTTCTTCTCCGTCTGGGTGCTCTTCAGTCTTCCATCTCCTGCTGAAGCTTTCTGAA is part of the Kryptolebias marmoratus isolate JLee-2015 linkage group LG4, ASM164957v2, whole genome shotgun sequence genome and harbors:
- the LOC108247246 gene encoding opioid growth factor receptor-like — protein: MFIGLSDRMYRSKPFCWIRWIAFWIWQTLRRIWSRFPAVGFLKRAALFGERSEERQPGPGVAEEEFFCDYDSTWEAEESQEEPRPVRRSSASTSYSIQYKFSRFKNAARDMHNYRHDYPKSKHNQSWEQQSRDDMPNLKFYLGEQRCLPDGVYISEIHNNWRGDYYKLETVHTYIQWLFPLQEPGMNSRASTLTKQEIADFRRSDLAKENLLKSYKLMLDFYGIELEDETTGAVRRSARWEERFENLNRRTHNNLRITRILKCLGTLGYPHYQAPLVQFFLEQTLVHRQLPDVKESVLSYFMFAVLDRSERRKLVEFAYMNYTPKEEFVWCPKKIQRVWSRMQVEAPAAESDGDAEAGENKREELTDKTSFGGVVQSYPACRAFSEEV